Within Myxococcaceae bacterium JPH2, the genomic segment CAGCAGCCCTTCCACCGTCTCCCCGTCGAACAAATCGCTGTCGTATTCCAGCTCGCCGCGGAGTCCGGAGTCCCCTTCCTCCAGGCCGAGCGTCAGGTCGAACTTCGACGTCGTTCCGGATTGCTCGACAGGCTCCAGCACCAGCCCGGGCAGGCGCACCGTCGCCATCGGCGCGTTCTGCATCACGAACATCACCTGGAAGAGCGGACTGCGAGCCGAGTCGCGGACCGGCTGCAGCTCCTCCACCAGCTTCTCGAAGGGGACATCCTGGTGTGCGTAGGCGCCCAGCGTCACGTCTCGAGCCTGGGCCACCAGCTCACGGAACGTCATGTCCCGAGCCAGGCGCGCCCGCAGCACCAGCGTGTTCACGAAGAAGCCAATCAGTCCCTCGGTCTCCCCGCGCGTGCGGTTGGCGATCGCCGTCCCCACGCTCACATCGTCCTGCCCCGAGTACCTCGACAGCACCGCCTGGAAAGCAGCCAGGAGCACCATGAACGGCGTCGCGTTCTCCTCGTGCGCCAGCGCCTTGATGGCGTTCCACAAGGACAGTGGCCAGCTCAGGGGCGTGGACTCACCACGGAAGCGTTGGATGGCCGGTCGCGGCCGATCCGTCGGCAGCGTCAGGGCCGGCGGCGCTCCGTGCAACTGATTGCGCCAATACTCCAGCTCCGCATCCAGGACCTCGTCCCGGAGCCAGCTTCGCTGCCACACCGCGAAGTCCGCATACTGGAGAGCGAGATCGGGCAACGGCGACGCGTGGCCTTGCAAGAAGGCCTCGTAGAGCGAGACCACCTCGCGCACGAGGACCCCCATCGACCAGCCATCCGACACGATGTGGTGCATCACCAGCACCAACACATGCTCGCGGTCGGAGAGCGTCAGCAATGTCGCCCGGAGCAGCGGGCCGCGAGACAGATCGAAGGGCCGCTGCGACTCCTCCCTCGCCACTCGCTCCGCCACTGAGGACCGACTTGCCTCCGAGTGGCCGGACAGATCCATGCGCCGGAGCACCAACTCGCCCT encodes:
- a CDS encoding non-ribosomal peptide synthetase; the protein is LDVEALERSFEALVQRHEALRTTFRMLDGSPVQVISSQGELVLRRMDLSGHSEASRSSVAERVAREESQRPFDLSRGPLLRATLLTLSDREHVLVLVMHHIVSDGWSMGVLVREVVSLYEAFLQGHASPLPDLALQYADFAVWQRSWLRDEVLDAELEYWRNQLHGAPPALTLPTDRPRPAIQRFRGESTPLSWPLSLWNAIKALAHEENATPFMVLLAAFQAVLSRYSGQDDVSVGTAIANRTRGETEGLIGFFVNTLVLRARLARDMTFRELVAQARDVTLGAYAHQDVPFEKLVEELQPVRDSARSPLFQVMFVMQNAPMATVRLPGLVLEPVEQSGTTSKFDLTLGLEEGDSGLRGELEYDSDLFDGETVEGLL